In the Corynebacterium gerontici genome, one interval contains:
- a CDS encoding CPBP family intramembrane glutamic endopeptidase: MTGKNIAAHIVTMTVGASLLAVSMRLDPGSTLFYVLTICLALVWFLGSTIAEMGRRVFKLNARVLALHLLVGFGLALVFVIGAFALTQIPELRDPVRQLLRNANGDALALVAVITAVAGAGEELYFRGAFFQEFRGRRAIWLSTLAYTAVTAATGIVLLTVAAATLGAICASMRAHFDNLLGCILLHLSWSLSMLFVLPVILHV, encoded by the coding sequence TTGACAGGCAAAAATATTGCAGCGCACATCGTCACGATGACCGTGGGCGCGTCATTACTGGCTGTTTCCATGCGCTTGGATCCTGGTTCGACGCTGTTTTACGTTCTCACAATCTGTCTGGCGCTCGTCTGGTTCCTCGGATCAACGATCGCGGAGATGGGTCGTCGAGTGTTCAAACTGAACGCACGTGTGCTGGCGCTGCATTTGCTCGTAGGCTTTGGGTTAGCACTGGTCTTTGTGATTGGTGCGTTCGCGTTGACGCAAATCCCTGAATTGCGTGATCCCGTTCGTCAACTTCTACGCAACGCCAATGGTGACGCATTAGCCCTTGTTGCGGTGATTACTGCGGTTGCTGGTGCTGGAGAGGAGTTGTATTTCAGGGGGGCTTTTTTCCAAGAGTTCCGAGGTCGCAGAGCTATCTGGTTGTCGACGCTGGCCTACACGGCGGTGACTGCGGCAACGGGAATAGTCTTGCTCACTGTCGCGGCGGCGACGTTGGGGGCGATCTGCGCTTCAATGCGAGCGCATTTCGACAATTTGCTTGGTTGCATTCTGCTGCACTTGAGCTGGTCGTTATCCATGTTGTTCGTCCTGCCAGTCATCCTGCACGTTTGA
- a CDS encoding tryptophan-rich sensory protein encodes MEPTARRAMVTGATGYVGGQLVEKLTQDGWAITALVRSPEKARAASWADRIVETERIEDVPEGHIRLVQGDANNPEDVAKALQGADVTYYLLHSMGAGENFHEQELETARSFAEAVNKSGVPRVVFLGGLHPEGELSDHLESRKQVGEILLGTNALTLCLQAGVVLGSGSASFAMLRHLSERLPGVVAPKWIRNRITPISLRNLLFYLQQAALVDVPRSRTFDIGGPEDVSYIEMLQRYARHFRLGPRPAIVAPVTTPELGAHWIGFVTPVHTKMAKPLIGSLLHDTVVKERDLQEIAGLPPQGLDTLEDAFDAARPDFDPCRWLRVLGGTSVAVVTAAGLATAATRPSSLWLKSLRKPSFYPPQWAFPVIWNLIYSTFTASSALTIGDLGDDANGKDAPQERRSFTALVAANLGLNAAWSWVFFRRKNLPASTAVAAGLCATTVSLTKRQAARDVVRASLTGGYAAWAGFATLLSATLWRKNRRR; translated from the coding sequence GTGGAGCCAACAGCTCGACGAGCAATGGTGACCGGAGCCACCGGTTACGTCGGTGGTCAACTCGTGGAAAAGCTTACCCAGGACGGTTGGGCTATTACTGCGTTGGTACGTTCGCCCGAGAAAGCGCGGGCGGCTTCATGGGCGGACCGTATAGTCGAGACCGAGCGCATTGAAGATGTGCCAGAGGGGCACATTCGCTTGGTGCAAGGCGACGCCAACAATCCCGAGGACGTTGCGAAAGCGCTCCAGGGTGCGGACGTAACCTACTATCTGCTGCATTCCATGGGTGCGGGCGAAAATTTCCATGAGCAAGAATTGGAGACCGCTCGCAGTTTTGCTGAGGCTGTCAATAAATCCGGCGTTCCGCGCGTCGTGTTCCTCGGTGGATTGCACCCTGAAGGCGAACTCTCTGATCACTTGGAGTCGCGCAAGCAGGTCGGCGAGATTTTGCTAGGTACGAACGCATTGACGCTGTGCTTGCAAGCGGGCGTTGTTCTGGGCTCGGGCTCCGCGTCCTTCGCGATGCTCAGGCACTTGTCCGAACGTCTCCCAGGGGTTGTCGCGCCAAAATGGATCCGCAATCGGATCACTCCCATTTCCTTGAGAAATCTGCTTTTTTATCTACAGCAGGCAGCGCTTGTCGACGTGCCCCGCTCGCGCACTTTCGACATTGGGGGACCAGAAGACGTCTCTTATATCGAAATGTTGCAACGTTATGCACGTCATTTTCGTCTTGGTCCACGACCGGCCATCGTTGCGCCGGTGACAACGCCAGAGCTCGGGGCTCACTGGATCGGGTTCGTCACGCCGGTGCACACAAAAATGGCGAAGCCCCTCATCGGAAGTTTGTTGCACGACACCGTGGTCAAGGAACGCGACCTTCAAGAAATCGCCGGGCTACCACCACAGGGCCTGGACACGCTCGAAGATGCCTTCGATGCGGCCCGTCCAGATTTTGATCCGTGCCGCTGGTTGCGTGTACTTGGCGGCACGTCGGTCGCGGTCGTCACTGCTGCTGGCTTGGCAACAGCGGCGACGAGACCTTCTTCTTTATGGCTTAAATCCCTGCGCAAGCCCAGCTTCTATCCACCTCAGTGGGCTTTCCCGGTGATCTGGAATCTCATCTATAGCACTTTCACTGCGTCGAGCGCCTTGACAATTGGAGACCTTGGCGACGATGCGAACGGAAAAGATGCCCCTCAAGAGCGCCGCTCCTTCACCGCCTTGGTGGCTGCGAACCTTGGCCTGAACGCCGCCTGGTCGTGGGTCTTTTTCCGACGTAAGAATTTGCCAGCGAGTACCGCTGTGGCTGCTGGGCTTTGCGCCACCACCGTGTCACTGACGAAGCGCCAAGCCGCGCGAGACGTCGTTAGAGCTTCGCTGACAGGCGGTTATGCCGCTTGGGCAGGCTTTGCGACGCTCTTGAGTGCAACCTTATGGCGCAAGAATCGGAGGCGCTGA
- a CDS encoding HNH endonuclease signature motif containing protein, whose amino-acid sequence MQEGNFIHSRSDEFADFQRSINRQMIEFWVRQEPSPQSDFHTQLADIATSMNISRGEARQAMRVGAMLRQLPKFLNCLRSSYHVNLQRLVVVERIIMAVSPELMSKVDDFLCNYFTPKHPDEVLVQAQTVAKHVRAFVVALQPDAAPASPTAARKARFTRCHNGLTRFSATISDFEAKQLDLAIRKHQQSDDTSSADAFVRLLNSKTKTKITLNTFADPAGVVHMISGGISESSDAHQQRTLDHRAEVSNYQPTSEIRTAVQLLDGTCRYPGCSTPADRCDLDHIVNFDEGGKTAAENLACLCRFHHNQKTSGRVHYTMDQHRVAHWIFPNGNIKVTRPSGEATHAAMFGQTWEQHERKRKQKRRAA is encoded by the coding sequence GTGCAGGAAGGCAACTTTATTCACTCACGCAGCGATGAATTCGCTGACTTTCAACGATCGATCAATCGGCAGATGATTGAGTTCTGGGTGCGGCAGGAGCCCAGTCCTCAGAGCGATTTCCACACGCAACTTGCAGATATTGCCACCTCGATGAATATCAGCAGAGGGGAAGCGAGACAGGCAATGAGGGTCGGTGCAATGCTGCGCCAGCTCCCCAAATTCTTGAATTGCTTGCGATCTTCCTACCATGTAAATCTGCAGCGTTTGGTGGTGGTTGAGCGCATCATCATGGCAGTTTCGCCCGAGCTAATGAGCAAGGTGGATGACTTCTTATGCAATTATTTCACTCCTAAACACCCTGATGAGGTGCTTGTTCAAGCGCAAACAGTGGCGAAGCACGTTCGGGCATTCGTCGTGGCGCTTCAGCCTGATGCGGCTCCCGCATCACCAACGGCAGCAAGGAAGGCGCGGTTTACTCGATGTCACAACGGTTTGACCCGGTTTAGTGCCACGATCAGCGACTTTGAGGCTAAGCAGCTCGATCTTGCTATTCGTAAACATCAGCAATCGGATGATACTTCCAGCGCGGATGCATTCGTTCGCCTCCTCAATTCCAAGACGAAAACAAAGATCACGTTGAACACCTTTGCCGATCCCGCGGGCGTCGTCCACATGATTTCAGGAGGTATTTCTGAATCCTCGGATGCGCATCAGCAACGTACGCTTGATCATCGCGCCGAGGTAAGCAATTACCAACCAACCTCGGAGATCCGAACCGCCGTCCAGCTTCTCGACGGCACCTGTCGCTATCCAGGATGCTCAACCCCGGCCGATCGGTGCGATCTTGACCATATAGTCAATTTTGATGAAGGCGGCAAAACCGCCGCCGAAAACCTAGCCTGCCTTTGCCGCTTCCATCACAATCAGAAGACGTCGGGACGCGTGCACTACACCATGGATCAGCACCGAGTCGCCCATTGGATATTCCCTAACGGCAATATCAAAGTCACCCGCCCATCTGGTGAAGCAACACATGCCGCGATGTTTGGTCAAACCTGGGAACAACACGAGCGGAAGCGTAAGCAGAAACGCCGGGCGGCCTAG
- a CDS encoding ATP-binding cassette domain-containing protein, with translation MTLLHVNNLEKDDLLSDVTFSMSAGERVGIIGESGSGKTLTALSIMRLIKTTRGTVHFRERDLQKLSERQLCGIRGKDIAMVFQEPMSALDPLMTVGKQIREAIRIHQKRSRRDAMRQVSGALKEVELDPDLASRFPHELSGGQRQRILIAMALANDPRLLICDEPTTALDATAQRSIVRLILKLTQERNTGLLFISHDLALVAQTCETILVMKAGRIVEKGDSQSIISHPKHEYTKSLINATNLPVARPSEHGRPIITASHLHKKLGPRAILKDIDLQLHRGERLGLVGGSGSGKTTLLRILAGLDQPTQGHVRSDGSTRMVFQDPLGSLDPKMRIREILRESNPLANTEDMEHALSEVGIPGDALLKYPHQFSGGQRQRISIARAVVAQPRILLADEPVSALDVSVRAKVLKMLDTLVEQHSLSMVFVSHDLAVIRSVCDTVAVMHDGKIVEKASTEAIFTRPQHEYTRKLLAAIPQIT, from the coding sequence ATGACACTTCTTCACGTAAATAACCTGGAAAAAGACGACCTGCTTTCCGACGTCACGTTCAGCATGTCCGCCGGCGAAAGAGTTGGAATCATCGGCGAATCTGGATCGGGAAAGACCCTCACTGCGCTTTCAATCATGCGCCTGATCAAAACCACTCGCGGCACAGTACACTTTCGCGAACGAGATCTCCAGAAACTCAGTGAACGGCAGCTATGCGGCATTCGGGGCAAAGACATTGCAATGGTGTTTCAGGAGCCCATGTCCGCGCTGGACCCGCTCATGACCGTCGGCAAACAAATCCGCGAAGCTATCCGAATCCATCAGAAGCGATCTCGCCGGGACGCGATGCGGCAAGTGTCGGGCGCCTTGAAAGAAGTGGAACTGGACCCAGATCTAGCTTCAAGATTCCCACACGAGCTGTCTGGGGGCCAGCGGCAGCGCATTCTCATCGCGATGGCCTTGGCAAACGATCCTCGATTATTGATCTGCGATGAGCCCACAACTGCTCTCGATGCGACGGCACAACGAAGTATTGTGCGACTGATTTTAAAGCTCACCCAAGAACGCAACACCGGTTTACTCTTCATTTCTCACGACTTAGCGCTAGTAGCCCAAACTTGTGAAACCATTTTGGTGATGAAAGCCGGCCGAATTGTTGAAAAAGGCGATAGTCAAAGCATCATTAGCCATCCGAAGCATGAGTACACAAAGTCCTTGATAAACGCGACGAACCTACCCGTAGCAAGACCTTCGGAACACGGCCGGCCAATCATCACTGCTTCCCATCTTCACAAGAAGCTGGGGCCTAGGGCGATCCTGAAGGATATCGACCTGCAACTTCACCGTGGGGAGCGACTCGGACTTGTTGGAGGATCCGGCTCCGGAAAAACGACGCTTCTTCGGATTCTTGCAGGCCTCGATCAACCGACTCAAGGGCATGTCCGAAGCGACGGATCAACCAGAATGGTCTTCCAAGACCCCCTTGGGTCCTTGGATCCAAAAATGCGGATTCGCGAGATTTTACGAGAATCAAATCCGCTCGCAAATACGGAAGACATGGAACACGCCTTGAGCGAAGTGGGCATTCCAGGCGATGCTTTACTCAAATATCCTCACCAATTTTCTGGTGGACAGCGTCAACGAATCTCGATAGCGAGAGCGGTCGTGGCTCAGCCTCGAATCTTGCTTGCCGACGAGCCCGTGTCCGCCCTCGACGTTTCGGTACGCGCAAAAGTGCTCAAGATGCTCGACACATTAGTTGAACAACACTCACTCAGCATGGTGTTCGTTTCCCACGACTTGGCGGTCATTCGCTCAGTATGTGACACGGTAGCGGTGATGCACGACGGGAAGATCGTCGAAAAGGCAAGCACCGAAGCCATCTTCACGCGGCCGCAGCACGAATACACGCGCAAACTCCTCGCCGCAATTCCCCAGATAACCTAG